The bacterium sequence TACATCGGTTTCCTCCTTCCGCTGTCCTTGACTTTGGTCCCGCGATTCCGCTAATGGACCGTTCGTCAGGACGCTATCCGGTTCGCATAACACAAGTAACACGACGAGGATGTGCCGTCTGCTCAAAATTGCTCACACGTGCTCACGTCTCTTGGCCTCTCGTTCCTTGGCCGATGCGAGGCAGCAGCAACCGAACTGTTCAATATTGAACAGACGGTCAGGCGCTACGCTTGTTAGCGTACAATGGTATGGGTCTGGTCGCACACCGAGAAGGGGGTAGATCATCACAGACGTGGCGAGAAGCGCTGGTAGTGGCAGGGATATATGGCGGGCGATCGCGGGCGGTGGTCCGCAGAGGACTTCGTCTCTCAACGCGGCCATTGTTGTCTGCGTTGTAGTTGCGCTGATATGGACCATGGCGCAACCCACGCAGGCACAAGATGAGGGAATAGTTGCCCGCATCAAGCCCGCGGTGGTCTTGATCTCGGTCAAGCACGTCAATGGCCGGGCAGTCCGTGGGTCTGGTTTTCTGTATGATCCCTCCGGACTGATCCTTACGAATCACCGTGTGATAGAGGGTGCTGTTGAGATCATCGTGACGCTTCCCGACCAGCGCAGCTTCCAGGCTACCGTAGTCGACTACGTCCGCCGAGAAGACTACGCCGGCAGAGAATTACAGGTGGCAACAGACGCAGCAGTGCTCAAGATCAACGCCTCAGACTTGCCGTCGCTTCCTCTTGGGGACTCAGACACGTTGCGTCAGGGTCAGGAGCTCTTGGCCTTCGGATATCCGGGCTCAGTCGGTACCGGAGAAGTGACGGTTACTCGGGGTATCGTCAGCACTCTCCGGCCCGGTTGGGTCCAGACGGACGCGCCTATGGAGCCGGAAAGCAGCGGCGGGCCGGTCGTTGATCGTCAGGGTCGCGTCGTAGGGATCGCCACACTCATGGCCGGCCAGAACGGGAAGACCGGCGCGGTCTGGGTTATCAACGGAGTTCGGGGCCTGGCAGGCTCGGCCTCGGATGATGGCGCACCGCGCATCCGTGAAGTGAAGGTCACGGGAATGGAGTACGTGCCCGTTCGGGTCGGCCGGCGAACGGTGTGGCGGAGGAGTTATGATCCCGGCTCGACCGGCCAGCAGGGGTATGTCGCAGGGGCTACCAGTGAGGATCTGCAGGTAGACAACTACAATGGTGCACTGCTGGTTCGGGCACGAGACTCCACGGGCGCGGAGTCCAGGAGCTACCTGGATTCAAATGGGCTCCTGGGTCTCCCGGTTTCGCAAGGCGGATGGGTGTTTGCCTCAGAGCCACGACTCATATTGCCTCTTCCGCCGTTCGGGGGCCGGACGTGGCAAGATCGCCGAACGGACCAGTACCCTCCTCAGGGACTGGTTCGCCAACTCACGTCGACCACCAGAATCGAGGGCCTCAGCGAGGTCCTGACGGTTCCCGCTGGGACATATGCGCAGTGTATGAAGGTCGTCGAGACGATACTCCAGGTGGATACCCGCGGTGGACAACAACGGGTGTGGCACGTGACTACTACGACCTGGAGAGCCCCTTCAGTTGGTCCAATTCGAACTGTGAGAGAACTCGGGGAGACCAAGGAGCGGTTCGTGCAAGAACTGGTCAGCACGACGCCCTGAGGTTGCGCGGCAAGAGATCCGGGACTCAGTCGTGAAGGATGATATTCAGGAGTGAACTGTGCACGTGCAACTCACCATTGTACTCAATGAAGCCCAACTGCCTGAACCTGTTCATGAAGAGACTCACGCGTGCCCGCGTCGTACCGATCATTCCCGCCAGAGTCTCTTGACTGATCCTGGGAACCACGGTCTTGGCCTCTTCATTGCCGACGTGCGCAAGCAGCAACAGGGCCCGCGCCAGCCGTTTCTCGCTTGAATTGAACAGTTGATCGACTAGGTCCTCTTCTATGCGAACATTGCGGGAGAGCACATACGACATGAACAGCTCTGAGAACTTAGGCTGGTCATGCAGCAGGCGGATGATGCTATTCTTCTCCAGTCTCATGATAGAGCCCGCGGTCACCGCCACAGCAGTCGCCATGCGGAAGCGTTGACCGGCCAGGCAGCCTTCGCCAAGGAAATCGCCTGGCCCTAACGTCGCGATGACCGCCTCTTTCCCCTGTCTGGATAGTACCGTGAGCCTGGTCTTGCCATTGAGAATGTGGAAAACGGCATCAGCAGGATCTCCTTGCGAGAAGAGCTTCTGCCCCTCTTGCAACCCCACAACAGTCCGCCCATCACCCGCGCTTGCCAAGAAGGTCTTGAGAACGAACTGCTGAGTCCGTGCGGAATCTTTGCTTCTCATACGATGGCCCCCAGTGTGCAAGGATGATGTCACACTGCCTAGACTCTTTATACAAATCACATCGTTTCCCTGTCAATATGGAGGGTGTCCCAAGGGTAGGTGATCTTCTGGGAGCAACCCCCAGCGCTCATCACGCTACCCTAGCCTCCTTCTCCCGCACTACAGCGGCCTTGAGCGCGATGTGCAACTTCGGCGGCACGGCTACCGCGCGCTACCGCAACTACGCGTGGCACCTTGGCAGGGGGACACGCAGGGGAAGGAGGAGATGGTGGCGTAATGATGGCTGGGGCTGCTCTCACATTCAAACTGGTCCTGGGACAGCCTCAGCGGCAGTGGGCCGCCGGATTCACGATTCGCCAAGATATGGCAAGTTTGCCACCGCGCACACCATGGGCGGACTCATTCATGTTGTGATAGTCACTCCCTGGCGGCCGTCCGTGTGGGGATCCAAGAGTCCACTTAACAGGAGGAGACGAAATGAACTCAGTCAAGATTGCGGCAATCGTGCTGATCGTGGCCGGTGTCCTGGGGTTGGTGTATGGCAGTTTCAGCTACACCAAGGAGACCCATGAGGTCAAGCTGGGACCGATTGAGCTGTCGGTAAAGGACAAGCAGACGGTCAACGTCCCAGTGTGGGCTGGCGTGGGGGCGATAGTGATTGGCGGCGTGCTCCTGCTCTTTGGAAGCAAGAAGAGCTAGCCGCTGCACCTGCTGCACGGTCGTTACACGGAGCGCGTTGTGGGAGGATGTCCCAAGACCGGGCGCCGCAAACCCTTGCGGCCATCGATCACTACCAGCAGGCCCTCGGCCACCCGCAGACCACGTTCGAGGAGGGCCCGCAGGAACGCCCCGCAGGCCGTGTCGTTCTCGATGCCGGTCTGGCCGTCGCCCGGCCGAGAGGAGGCTGGACGTGAGCGGGGGCCAGGCGAGCCGGCTTCTTCCTTGTCCTCGACCTGCTGTGCCCTAGCGGCTATGATGTAACAAGGATGCCGTGGACGGACCGTAGGCATTCTAGCGACCCTCGCGTAGCCACATCTCAATAGAGCCCGAAGGGGATCCTCATCGGCTTTCTTAGAAACCTGCGCGGCGCAACGGCTACTGCGGCCGGCTCCACGAGCTCCATGCGAGATCGTGGACCTCTCCGCGGTGAGTTGTTGAGCGTCGAAGGTCTTGATGCGCTCGCCAAAGCGTTGGCCACTCGCCTCACGCCGGCGCGGAATTCGCGGCGCGGGGCGCCACGCTTCTTCTCGAGGCTCGACGACAACGATCGGAGCCTGCGCCGGACCTACCGCACGCTTGCAGCGGACGTACGGGGCGCCGAGGCTCTCGTACCCGCTGCGGAGTGGCTTCTTGACAACTTCCATGTCGTTGAGTCCGAGCTTCTGGCGGTTCGGGTCAGTCTGCCGCGCTCCTACTACCTAGAACTGCCAAAGATCACATCCGGGGAACCGGTCGAGACCGTCCGCGTGTACGCGATGGCGGTGGAGCTCATCCGCCACAGCGAGGGCCGGCTCGATCTACAACGACTCACCCGATTCGTCTCGTCTTTTCAGACGCTGGCGCCCCTCACGATCGGCGAGCTCTGGGCGTGGCCGACGATGCTCAAGGTGGCGTTGATCGAGAATCTCCGGAGACTCGCCGAGGAAGTCCTCGCAAGCCGCGCCGGGCGCGTCGAAGCCGATCAATACCTCGCCCGCTTTGCTGCCGCGCCGGCCGAGGGCCCGCCGCCGGATCTCCCGGGTACGCTTCCCACGGCCTATGTCGTGCGCCTCCTGGAGCGTGTGCGTGAATTCGGCCCTCGGGTCTCCCATCTGCGCGCCCGGCTCGACGAGAGGCTAGCCGCGGGCAATCTCACTCCCGAGGATGTGATTCGCGCCGAGCACCAGGAGCAGGCCGCCTGTCAGGTCTCGATGGGGAATGCGATCACCAGTCTCCGGTTCTGCTCCTCCCTGGACTGGAGCAGGTTCTTCGAGCGCGTCAGTCTGGTCGAGCAGGTTCTTCAACGCGATCCGGCCGGCGTCTACGCGAACATGGATTTCGCCAGCCGGGACCGGTATCGCAAGGCCGTCGAAGAACTCGCCGAGCCAACGGGCGAAGCCCAGATGCGCGTCGCGCTGCGAAGCATCGAACGCGCGAGGCAGGCTGCCAACCAGAACCCCGGAGGCCATCGGGCAGCCCATGTTGGCTACCACCTGATCGGAGAAGGCCGGAGGGATCTTGAGGCTCACGTCGCCTACCAGCCCGGCTTCAGCCAGAGGATACACCGGTTCATCGTCGGACACGCCACGCTCTTCTACCTGGGGGGCACCAGCGCGCTGACCGCGCTGGGTGTGATCCTGGCCATGGCTCTTGCTCCTGGTTGGCGTGGGGCCGCGTGGGTTGCCGGACTGGCACTCATCCCCGCCAGCGATCTCGCGATTGCGCTCGTCCAGTGGCTCGCGGCCACGCTCGTGCCGCCGCTCCGCCTCCCCCGGCTGGACCTCGAAGGAGGGGTCCCTGAGGAGGGGCGGACGATGGTTATCGTCCCGACGCTGCTCACCAGGGTCGGGCAAGTCCACGCTCTCCTCGAGCACCTCGCGGTCCGGGCACTGGGTAATGCCGATGCCCGTATCCACTTCGCCATTCTCAGCGACTTCACCGACGCGCCTGCGGCTGAGATGCCGGATGATCCTCAGATTCTCGCCGCCGCCCGTGAGGGCATCGAGGAGCTCAACGCGCGGTACGGGCAGGGACGGAGCGACCGGTTCTACCTGTTCCATCGCGCGCGGCGCTGGAATCCCATAGAGAACTGCTGGATGGGCTGGGAACGCAAGCGGGGGAAGATCGAAGAGTTCAACCGTCTCCTCCTGGGCGCCACGGATACGAGTTACTGCCTTCAGGTCGGTGACCTCTCCATACTGCCGAAGATCCGCTACTGCATCGCCTTGGATGCCGACACGCGTCTCCCACGGGATGCCGCCAGGCAGCTTATCGGAATCGCCCTCCACCCGCTGCACCGCGCCCAGGTCGACCCAAAGGTGATGCGGGTGATCGCAGGGTACGGTATCCTGCAGCCCCGGGTCAGCGTGACGATGTCGAGCGTCGCAGGCTCCCTCTTCTCGCGCGTCTACTCGGGACACATCGGCGTCGACCCCTACACCACGGCCGTCTCGGATACCTACCAGGACCTCTTCTCGGAGGGTATCTACACAGGCAAAGGGCTGTACGACGTCGCCGCGTTCACGGCGGCCCTCAATGGCCGGGTCCCGGAGAACACGCTGCTGTCACACGACCTCTTCGAAGGGCTCTATGCACGCCCAGCACTGGTCTCGGACGTGGAAGTCGTGGATGACTATCCGTCGAGTGTCTTGACGCACATGCACCGGCAGCACCGATGGGTGCGCGGGGATTGGCAGATCCTCCCCTGGCTTCTCCCATGGGTTCCCGCGCAACGCGGTTTCGAGCGGAACAGCCTTCCGGCCATCAGCCGGTGGAAGATCCTGGACAATCTGCGTCGTAGCCTCGTGCCGCCGGCCCTCGTGGTCTTTCTGGCCGCCGCCTGGACCATGCTGCCGGGGGCCCCTTTGGTTTGGACGCTGGCCGCGCTGGCGGTGATGGCGTTCCCGGTCTACCAGTCTCTCGCGCGGCTGATCCGCGGGCCCTCATTCCATCAGCCGTGGGAGGCGTTCCTGAGAGCCGTCGGGCAGGATCTCGGTACCGCGGTCGCCCAACTCCTCGTAACCGTCACGCTCCTCGTCTACCAGGCCTACAGAATCGCGCATGCGATCGTGATCACCCTTGTGCGGTTGATCACCGGTCGAGGGCGGCTTCTAGAGTGGGAAACGGCGGCGAGAGTCGCGCGCCTCGTTCGTGGGTATGGAATCGCACGGTTCATGATCGAGATAGCCGGCAGCCCCCTCTTCGCTTGTGTCCTGTTGTGGATCATACTCGCCACCCGCCCGAGTGCGGCGCTCGTCGCGGCTCCCTTCCTGATCCTGTGGCTGGCAGCGCCGCTCATTGCGTATTGGGCCAGCCGCCCAATCGTCGCCCGGGGATTCGACCTCGGTCCTGCTGAGAGGGCGCTGCTCCGGCGCATGGCCCGCAAGACCTGGCGATACTTCGAGACGTTCATGGGACCCGATGACCACGGGCTCCCGCCGGACAACTACCAGGAAGCGCCGGTGGAGGTCCTGGCCCACCGCACGTCACCGACCAACATAGGCATGGGACTCCTCTCGACGCTGGCCGCGCACGACCTTGGCTACGTCTCCACGTCAGAGCTGGTTGAGAGGCTGGAGCGCGCGATGCTGACGATCGAGGCGCTCGAGCATTTCGAAGGCCACCTCCTGAACTGGTACGACACGACGACCCTCGCGCCGCTCTCGCCGCGCTATGTCTCGACGGTAGACAGCGGCAACCTGGCCGGCGCCTTGATCGCGCTCGCCCACGGGCTCCGCCAGGTGGCGAACGAACCCCAAGACGCGGCGAAGCAGTGTGAGGGTTGTGGCGATGTCGCGGGCATTGTGCTGGAAAGCCTGGCCGCCGTCGGGGCGGGCCATCAGGCGCTGGAAGATCGCACCGTAGGCCTGCGCCGTGAGGTCGAAGTGGTTCAGGGTG is a genomic window containing:
- a CDS encoding trypsin-like peptidase domain-containing protein yields the protein MAQPTQAQDEGIVARIKPAVVLISVKHVNGRAVRGSGFLYDPSGLILTNHRVIEGAVEIIVTLPDQRSFQATVVDYVRREDYAGRELQVATDAAVLKINASDLPSLPLGDSDTLRQGQELLAFGYPGSVGTGEVTVTRGIVSTLRPGWVQTDAPMEPESSGGPVVDRQGRVVGIATLMAGQNGKTGAVWVINGVRGLAGSASDDGAPRIREVKVTGMEYVPVRVGRRTVWRRSYDPGSTGQQGYVAGATSEDLQVDNYNGALLVRARDSTGAESRSYLDSNGLLGLPVSQGGWVFASEPRLILPLPPFGGRTWQDRRTDQYPPQGLVRQLTSTTRIEGLSEVLTVPAGTYAQCMKVVETILQVDTRGGQQRVWHVTTTTWRAPSVGPIRTVRELGETKERFVQELVSTTP
- a CDS encoding Crp/Fnr family transcriptional regulator, with translation MRSKDSARTQQFVLKTFLASAGDGRTVVGLQEGQKLFSQGDPADAVFHILNGKTRLTVLSRQGKEAVIATLGPGDFLGEGCLAGQRFRMATAVAVTAGSIMRLEKNSIIRLLHDQPKFSELFMSYVLSRNVRIEEDLVDQLFNSSEKRLARALLLLAHVGNEEAKTVVPRISQETLAGMIGTTRARVSLFMNRFRQLGFIEYNGELHVHSSLLNIILHD